In Microbacterium binotii, one DNA window encodes the following:
- a CDS encoding nitroreductase family protein, giving the protein MTTGARDAMRVRRSWSKVTDEAPTHDELVDMVAAAGRVADHSSLRPWRLIELRGEDRERLGRAIHKAEKKDGASTKPLRAPLLIAVVARIQKDKVPDWEQEAVASGVAHMLSLALDEAGWGVIWRTGHYTRSKAVAKVHGLRKNERLLGWLYVGRKPEPSRDTRIKQIDGAAFLSRLPR; this is encoded by the coding sequence ATGACCACCGGCGCACGCGACGCGATGCGCGTGCGCCGATCGTGGTCCAAAGTGACCGACGAGGCGCCGACGCATGACGAGCTCGTCGACATGGTCGCGGCCGCGGGACGGGTGGCCGACCACTCGTCGCTGCGGCCCTGGCGGCTGATCGAGCTGCGCGGCGAGGACCGCGAGCGTCTCGGGCGTGCGATCCACAAAGCAGAGAAGAAGGACGGCGCATCGACCAAGCCGCTGCGCGCTCCCCTGCTGATCGCGGTCGTCGCCCGCATCCAGAAGGACAAGGTCCCGGATTGGGAGCAGGAGGCGGTCGCGTCCGGCGTCGCCCACATGCTGAGCCTGGCTCTCGACGAGGCCGGATGGGGCGTCATCTGGCGCACGGGCCACTACACCCGGAGCAAAGCGGTCGCCAAGGTGCACGGGCTGCGCAAGAACGAACGGCTGCTGGGGTGGCTCTACGTCGGGCGAAAGCCGGAGCCGTCCCGCGATACGCGGATCAAGCAGATCGACGGTGCCGCGTTCCTCAGCAGGCTCCCGCGCTGA
- a CDS encoding WXG100 family type VII secretion target, translating into MATFAVDSDQVASATIAIRGTIDRLQGESTALLAQLGALQSSWTGAASGMFQGTIEQWRAAQRTVEDALASIHVALGVAAQHYTEAEQANMTLFR; encoded by the coding sequence ATGGCGACCTTCGCCGTAGACAGCGACCAAGTGGCGTCAGCGACCATCGCGATCCGTGGAACCATCGACCGACTGCAGGGAGAGTCCACCGCGCTGCTCGCGCAGCTGGGCGCGCTCCAGAGCTCGTGGACCGGAGCCGCATCCGGCATGTTCCAGGGCACGATCGAACAGTGGCGGGCCGCCCAGCGCACCGTGGAGGACGCCCTCGCGAGCATCCATGTGGCGCTCGGCGTGGCCGCGCAGCACTACACCGAGGCGGAGCAGGCGAACATGACGCTGTTCCGCTGA
- a CDS encoding M15 family metallopeptidase, which produces MTNSDAAEMQPTRPGPSFTRRDALIMLGTVAAAATTLGGLLDATPAAAANGSWGGYSNGNIPLSALKEVVNGRYLRPDAADAMIALRAAFQSARGHALIVNDGYRSLANQWDAWNAYQAGGNLAAYPGTSNHGWGLAVDLGGQVYSGPNTGDHAWLRSNAGQYGWWWAGAHFSQIEPWHWEYNGSTDPTLEDDLTPEQDNRLKNIENLLAVPGQGYGWPQVGANRIADVQSRMQVPNQGYDFLPAIINQLQAMTDQIAAIQAKVNSL; this is translated from the coding sequence GTGACCAACTCTGATGCCGCTGAGATGCAGCCGACGCGACCGGGGCCGTCCTTCACCAGGCGTGATGCACTGATCATGCTCGGAACGGTCGCGGCGGCCGCCACCACGCTGGGCGGCCTTCTCGACGCCACGCCCGCGGCAGCGGCGAATGGGTCCTGGGGCGGTTACAGCAACGGCAACATTCCCCTGTCGGCCCTCAAGGAGGTTGTCAACGGGCGATATCTCCGCCCGGACGCGGCTGATGCGATGATCGCGCTGCGCGCCGCATTTCAGTCAGCCAGGGGGCATGCGCTGATCGTCAACGACGGGTACAGATCTCTCGCGAACCAGTGGGACGCATGGAACGCATACCAGGCGGGCGGGAATCTCGCTGCCTACCCGGGTACTTCGAACCACGGATGGGGACTCGCTGTGGACCTGGGCGGCCAGGTGTACTCCGGCCCCAACACAGGCGACCATGCGTGGCTGCGCTCGAACGCCGGGCAGTACGGCTGGTGGTGGGCCGGCGCGCACTTCTCCCAAATAGAGCCTTGGCACTGGGAATACAACGGATCAACTGACCCAACACTGGAGGATGACTTGACACCCGAACAGGACAACCGTCTGAAGAACATCGAGAATCTGCTGGCCGTTCCCGGTCAGGGATACGGCTGGCCGCAGGTTGGCGCCAACCGGATCGCCGATGTTCAGAGCCGCATGCAGGTTCCGAACCAGGGCTATGACTTCCTGCCTGCGATCATCAATCAACTGCAGGCGATGACCGACCAGATCGCTGCCATCCAAGCCAAGGTGAACAGCCTCTAG
- the groL gene encoding chaperonin GroEL (60 kDa chaperone family; promotes refolding of misfolded polypeptides especially under stressful conditions; forms two stacked rings of heptamers to form a barrel-shaped 14mer; ends can be capped by GroES; misfolded proteins enter the barrel where they are refolded when GroES binds): protein MAKIIAFDEEARRGLERGLNTLADAVKVTLGPRGRNVVLEKKWGAPTITNDGVSIAKEIELDDPYEKIGAELVKEVAKKTDDVAGDGTTTATVLAQALVREGLRNVAAGADPISLKKGIEKAVAAVTEALLADAKEIESKEQIAATASISAADPAIGELIAEAIDKVGKEGVVTVEESNTFGTELELTEGMRFDKGYLNPYFVTDPERQEAVFEDPYILIANQKISNIKDLLPIVDKVIQDGKELLIIAEDVEGEALATLVLNKIRGIFKSAAVKAPGFGDRRKAQLQDIAILTGGQVITEEVGLKLENATLDLLGRARKVIITKDETTIVEGAGDSAQIEGRVTQIRREIDNTDSDYDREKLQERLAKLAGGVAVIKAGAATEVELKERKHRIEDAVRNAKAAVEEGVVAGGGVALIQAGKTAFQGLTLTGDEATGANIVRVAIEAPLKQIALNAGLEPGVVANKVADLPVGHGLNAATGEYGDLFAQGIIDPAKVTRSALQNAASIAGLFLTTEVVVADKPEKAAAAPADPSGGMDF, encoded by the coding sequence ATGGCAAAGATCATCGCTTTCGATGAGGAGGCCCGTCGTGGCCTCGAGCGCGGCCTGAACACCCTGGCCGACGCCGTCAAGGTCACCCTGGGTCCCCGTGGCCGCAACGTCGTCCTCGAGAAGAAGTGGGGCGCACCCACGATCACGAACGACGGTGTCTCCATCGCCAAGGAGATCGAGCTCGACGACCCGTACGAGAAGATCGGTGCGGAGCTCGTCAAGGAGGTCGCGAAGAAGACCGATGACGTCGCCGGTGACGGAACCACGACGGCCACGGTCCTCGCTCAGGCGCTCGTGCGCGAAGGTCTGCGCAACGTCGCAGCCGGCGCCGACCCGATCTCGCTCAAGAAGGGCATCGAGAAGGCCGTCGCCGCGGTGACCGAGGCGCTGCTGGCTGACGCCAAGGAGATCGAGTCCAAGGAGCAGATCGCCGCCACCGCGTCGATCTCCGCCGCCGACCCCGCGATCGGCGAGCTCATCGCCGAGGCGATCGACAAGGTCGGCAAGGAGGGCGTGGTCACCGTCGAGGAGTCCAACACCTTCGGCACCGAGCTCGAGCTCACCGAGGGTATGCGCTTCGACAAGGGCTACCTGAACCCCTACTTCGTGACCGACCCGGAGCGCCAGGAGGCGGTCTTCGAAGACCCCTACATCCTGATCGCCAACCAGAAGATCTCGAACATCAAGGACCTCCTGCCGATCGTGGACAAGGTGATCCAGGATGGCAAGGAGCTCCTCATCATCGCCGAGGACGTCGAGGGCGAAGCTCTCGCGACCCTGGTGCTGAACAAGATCCGCGGCATCTTCAAGTCGGCCGCCGTCAAGGCTCCCGGCTTCGGCGACCGCCGCAAGGCCCAGCTGCAGGACATCGCGATCCTCACGGGCGGCCAGGTCATCACGGAGGAGGTCGGTCTCAAGCTCGAGAACGCCACCCTCGACCTGCTCGGTCGTGCCCGCAAGGTCATCATCACCAAGGACGAGACCACGATCGTCGAGGGTGCCGGTGACTCCGCTCAGATCGAGGGTCGCGTGACCCAGATCCGTCGCGAGATCGACAACACGGACAGCGACTACGATCGCGAGAAGCTCCAGGAGCGCCTCGCCAAGCTCGCGGGTGGCGTCGCCGTCATCAAGGCGGGCGCGGCCACCGAGGTCGAGCTCAAGGAGCGCAAGCACCGCATCGAGGACGCCGTCCGCAACGCGAAGGCTGCCGTCGAGGAGGGCGTTGTCGCCGGTGGTGGCGTCGCGCTCATCCAGGCCGGTAAGACCGCGTTCCAGGGTCTGACGCTGACGGGCGACGAGGCGACCGGCGCGAACATCGTTCGTGTCGCGATCGAGGCTCCGCTCAAGCAGATCGCCCTCAACGCTGGCCTCGAGCCCGGTGTCGTCGCCAACAAGGTGGCTGACCTGCCCGTCGGTCACGGCCTGAACGCCGCGACCGGTGAGTACGGCGACCTCTTCGCGCAGGGCATCATCGACCCCGCCAAGGTCACCCGTTCGGCGCTGCAGAACGCCGCGTCGATCGCCGGTCTGTTCCTGACCACCGAGGTCGTCGTCGCCGACAAGCCGGAGAAGGCTGCCGCCGCTCCCGCTGACCCGTCGGGCGGCATGGACTTCTGA
- a CDS encoding DMT family transporter: MTSSHPRRLPRPIAVAGAVLVGVLTATQAQINGALGAAIGDALTAAAISFGSGFVILLALSALLAGGRAGIARLVAGVRERRIPVWMILGGAAGAFTVFTQGLAVAAIGVAAFTVGVVAGQTVNGVVLDRVGYGPAGVVGVTIGRLAGALLVVAAVVVSLVGEGAASVPVWLLVLPLLAGAGIAWQQATNGRLRNEVGSPLTATLVNFAGGTVLLTAAAAVQLVLAGPRRLPTEPWLYVGGAIGVVYIFLSAALVRHTGVLQLGLGSVVGLLGASVAIDALFPGHAGPPIGVALIAVVVAVMGVVVATVPRWRRR; the protein is encoded by the coding sequence GTGACCTCGTCCCACCCGCGTCGCCTGCCCCGACCGATCGCCGTTGCCGGCGCTGTCCTCGTGGGCGTTCTCACCGCGACTCAGGCGCAGATCAACGGCGCGCTGGGTGCAGCGATCGGTGATGCGCTGACGGCCGCCGCCATCTCGTTCGGATCGGGTTTCGTCATCCTGCTCGCCCTCAGCGCGCTGCTGGCGGGCGGTCGTGCGGGAATCGCCCGCCTGGTCGCGGGCGTTCGCGAGCGCCGCATCCCGGTGTGGATGATCCTCGGCGGCGCCGCGGGCGCGTTCACCGTCTTCACACAGGGACTCGCGGTCGCGGCGATCGGCGTCGCGGCCTTCACCGTCGGCGTGGTCGCGGGCCAGACCGTCAACGGCGTCGTCCTCGATCGGGTCGGCTACGGCCCCGCCGGCGTCGTCGGCGTCACGATAGGACGCCTTGCCGGGGCTCTGCTCGTCGTTGCGGCGGTCGTCGTCTCACTGGTGGGCGAGGGAGCGGCATCCGTTCCTGTCTGGCTGCTCGTGCTTCCCCTGCTCGCGGGAGCGGGAATCGCCTGGCAGCAGGCCACGAACGGGCGGCTGCGCAACGAGGTGGGCAGTCCGCTGACGGCCACACTCGTGAACTTCGCCGGTGGCACCGTGCTCCTGACGGCTGCGGCCGCCGTGCAGCTCGTGCTTGCAGGACCGCGTCGATTGCCGACCGAGCCCTGGCTCTACGTGGGCGGCGCCATCGGCGTCGTCTACATCTTCCTGTCGGCAGCGCTCGTGCGGCACACCGGTGTGCTGCAGCTGGGGCTCGGCTCGGTGGTCGGCTTGCTCGGTGCGTCGGTCGCCATCGACGCGCTCTTTCCCGGACATGCCGGACCGCCCATCGGGGTGGCGTTGATCGCCGTGGTCGTGGCTGTCATGGGTGTCGTCGTGGCGACCGTTCCCCGATGGCGGCGTCGATGA
- a CDS encoding DUF3263 domain-containing protein has translation MPVRDPASDALSERDSQLLAFEARWLGHTGAKEEAIRVELQLTPARYYQLLGRLIDSQAALAQDPLLVGRLRRIRDERRRERSTARRGA, from the coding sequence GTGCCCGTGCGCGACCCCGCATCCGACGCTCTGAGCGAGCGCGACTCCCAGCTGCTCGCCTTTGAGGCGCGCTGGCTCGGACACACCGGCGCCAAGGAGGAGGCGATCCGCGTCGAACTGCAGCTCACCCCGGCGCGGTACTACCAACTGCTGGGACGGCTGATCGACTCGCAGGCCGCCCTGGCACAGGATCCGCTCCTCGTCGGTCGCCTGCGCCGCATCCGCGACGAGCGTCGGCGTGAGCGCTCGACGGCTCGCCGCGGCGCCTGA
- a CDS encoding LytR C-terminal domain-containing protein — translation MSRTPHPRDRFDDLPNASGRVGAHRAENPRMRAGVVTLWAIVVTIVLIAAGIFGSLVLSGRIVLVPSPTPTPTPTPEVTPVVDMSFSVLVLNATPETGLATTLKDELIAKGWGADLVNASSASATDFPQTTVYYAFPGDEAAAKGLAELIGGADVAESTQYQPTDDAGTADVDESQAKQLTIVIGLDRTAAGAPSPTPTP, via the coding sequence GTGTCCCGAACCCCGCATCCCCGCGACCGCTTCGACGACCTGCCGAACGCCTCGGGGCGTGTCGGAGCCCACCGCGCCGAGAACCCGCGCATGCGGGCGGGCGTGGTCACCCTCTGGGCGATCGTCGTCACGATCGTGCTCATCGCCGCGGGGATCTTCGGGAGCCTGGTGCTCTCCGGGCGGATCGTGCTGGTGCCCTCGCCGACTCCGACGCCGACTCCGACGCCCGAAGTGACGCCCGTCGTCGACATGTCCTTCTCCGTGCTGGTGCTCAACGCGACGCCGGAGACGGGACTCGCAACCACCCTGAAGGACGAGCTCATCGCGAAGGGCTGGGGCGCCGACCTCGTCAACGCGAGCAGCGCCAGCGCCACCGACTTCCCGCAGACGACGGTCTACTACGCCTTCCCGGGGGACGAGGCGGCGGCCAAGGGTCTCGCCGAGCTCATCGGCGGGGCGGATGTCGCCGAGAGCACTCAGTACCAGCCGACCGACGACGCCGGCACGGCCGATGTGGACGAGTCGCAGGCGAAACAGCTCACGATCGTGATCGGACTGGACCGCACCGCTGCGGGGGCGCCGAGCCCCACTCCGACCCCCTGA
- a CDS encoding helix-turn-helix domain-containing protein encodes MTTLTHAIGRQIEQLLEARDWERAAGLIEVHWGEILLTEPRRLRTWLFRFPEDFARRNSRIIQGKVYLDRIIDDPASHTTKFRGGTSASEAQSAFDRVTQLTIRAAAARAGGDLNEATQHALLARRVVDESAADERENMRPALPEMTYAWGYVWEHAGDLRPAFREYSYSYDLALLLGDLMGQARSAAAIAWCHALAGRNSEARRWLERVPEMGDAWWAPRSRAVVLLAEALLLSDRLSFDEARARLALVDLQAASERTHAHMYVSALLAESPGEAMRLLVGVDAPAMAIADSASRGQSAAFVALSKHALLTKLGMHTAAREALGVDDDLGGEVTSALVRVQRIAADAHAGFDERVMHAASLMSASTSHAPRALVAALALRAAASRHLAMGTGADEFRLAASIASEQELYSPFALLPRADVRELTADSNTLSPDVADAIIRAARVDAGDPFQKLTPRERAVLGVRLNDATLEEIATEHYLSINTVKSQIRSAYRKLGISSVEELRSLAATYGFAG; translated from the coding sequence GTGACGACTTTGACGCATGCCATCGGCCGACAGATCGAGCAGCTGTTGGAGGCGCGCGACTGGGAGCGCGCAGCCGGTCTCATCGAGGTCCACTGGGGTGAAATCCTCCTGACGGAGCCCCGTCGACTGCGGACATGGCTGTTCCGATTCCCGGAGGATTTCGCCCGACGCAACTCACGCATCATCCAGGGCAAGGTGTACTTGGACAGGATCATCGACGATCCGGCCTCTCATACGACCAAGTTCCGGGGCGGCACGTCCGCCAGCGAAGCGCAGTCGGCCTTCGACCGCGTCACCCAACTGACCATCCGGGCAGCGGCAGCGCGCGCCGGCGGCGACCTGAACGAAGCTACGCAGCATGCCCTGCTCGCGCGCCGGGTGGTGGATGAGAGCGCAGCGGATGAACGCGAGAACATGCGGCCCGCTCTCCCGGAGATGACGTATGCATGGGGCTACGTGTGGGAGCACGCCGGCGATCTCCGGCCTGCGTTCCGCGAGTACTCCTACAGCTACGACTTGGCGCTTCTCCTGGGAGACCTCATGGGCCAGGCCAGAAGCGCCGCCGCCATCGCATGGTGCCACGCACTGGCCGGGCGGAACTCGGAGGCGCGACGGTGGCTCGAGCGCGTACCCGAAATGGGGGACGCCTGGTGGGCACCTCGCAGCCGCGCGGTGGTCCTCCTCGCGGAGGCGCTGCTTCTGTCTGACCGGCTCTCCTTCGATGAGGCAAGAGCGCGCCTCGCGCTCGTCGATCTCCAGGCGGCGAGCGAACGCACTCATGCGCATATGTACGTCAGCGCGCTCCTTGCGGAGTCACCCGGCGAAGCCATGCGCCTGCTGGTGGGCGTGGACGCGCCCGCGATGGCCATCGCGGACTCCGCCTCGCGGGGACAGAGCGCCGCATTCGTGGCTCTCTCGAAGCATGCTCTTCTCACGAAGCTGGGAATGCACACCGCCGCCCGCGAGGCGCTGGGAGTCGATGACGATCTCGGCGGCGAGGTCACCTCCGCGCTCGTGCGCGTTCAACGCATCGCAGCAGACGCGCACGCGGGGTTCGACGAGAGAGTGATGCATGCGGCTTCGCTCATGAGCGCGAGCACCTCGCACGCGCCGCGCGCGCTGGTCGCAGCGCTCGCGCTGCGTGCGGCTGCCTCTCGCCATCTTGCGATGGGCACGGGCGCGGACGAGTTCCGTCTGGCCGCATCCATCGCGTCGGAGCAGGAGTTGTACTCGCCGTTCGCGCTGCTCCCCCGTGCCGACGTGCGCGAACTCACCGCTGACAGCAACACGCTTTCACCGGATGTCGCCGACGCGATCATCCGCGCCGCCAGAGTCGATGCGGGCGACCCGTTCCAGAAACTGACACCACGCGAGCGGGCGGTACTGGGCGTTCGCCTCAATGACGCGACGCTCGAGGAGATCGCGACGGAGCACTACCTCTCGATCAACACCGTCAAGTCACAGATCCGGAGTGCATATCGCAAACTCGGTATCTCATCCGTGGAAGAACTGCGTTCGCTCGCCGCGACGTACGGCTTCGCCGGGTGA
- a CDS encoding MarR family winged helix-turn-helix transcriptional regulator, which yields MSDRAMYWYDANDVRQQAGRRVLDALRTYRASEMAMRRRTQDSMGMGENDLLVLQYLMRAAGQGGEVSPVDIGRYLGVSTPSVTGILDRLERSGHLKRKPHPQDRRRLLVETTDLAHLEVRRTLDGMHTRMMAAVRSLDPREADAIVGFLHAMTEAVDAVDPPVSAQVSTA from the coding sequence ATGAGCGACCGCGCGATGTACTGGTATGACGCGAACGACGTGCGCCAGCAAGCGGGAAGGCGAGTGCTCGACGCGCTGCGGACCTATCGCGCCTCCGAGATGGCGATGCGCCGCCGTACCCAGGACTCCATGGGCATGGGCGAGAACGACCTTCTCGTGCTTCAGTACCTGATGCGTGCAGCCGGGCAGGGCGGGGAAGTCTCGCCCGTCGACATCGGCCGCTACCTCGGCGTCTCCACACCCTCGGTCACCGGCATCCTGGATCGGCTCGAGCGCAGCGGACACCTCAAGCGCAAGCCGCACCCGCAGGACCGACGGCGATTGCTCGTCGAGACGACCGATCTCGCTCACCTCGAGGTGCGCCGCACGCTCGATGGTATGCACACGCGGATGATGGCAGCCGTCCGTTCCCTCGATCCGAGGGAGGCTGATGCCATCGTCGGCTTCCTCCACGCGATGACGGAGGCTGTGGATGCGGTGGATCCCCCCGTCAGCGCTCAGGTCTCCACCGCCTGA
- a CDS encoding DUF2332 domain-containing protein: protein MSELEAVIARYRRFAEEEAPGRSRLYEQWALAVQATPELAAVLARIPATHRQPPLVFAVSRLLGAPEAEDADWGAWVLAHADILVAESTARSVQTNEPGRCAALLPALSQIEGPFALLEIGASAGLCLYPDRYSYRYDADAGRTRRLDPTAGAAAVVLTSTWSGPETELRMPTVVWRAGIDLHPLDARSTDHRRWLTGLVWPGESGRRERIEAALDVAAEEPPILRAADAAAPGVIAELAMTAPPDATLVVTTPGVLAHVPRDGRRRIIEAARASGRWITIDAPGLHDGWSAPIEAAAWPKDRFALALDGEVLAAVDPLGAAVEWRPDAAGMLG from the coding sequence GTGAGCGAACTCGAGGCCGTCATCGCGCGTTACCGGCGCTTCGCCGAGGAAGAGGCGCCGGGTCGCAGCCGCCTCTATGAGCAGTGGGCGCTCGCGGTGCAGGCGACTCCGGAGCTCGCCGCCGTTCTGGCACGGATCCCCGCGACCCATAGGCAGCCGCCCCTCGTGTTCGCCGTCAGTCGGCTCCTCGGCGCACCGGAGGCGGAGGATGCGGATTGGGGAGCATGGGTGCTCGCGCACGCCGACATCCTCGTGGCGGAGTCCACGGCGCGCTCTGTGCAGACGAACGAGCCCGGGCGCTGCGCCGCGCTGCTTCCCGCGCTCTCACAGATCGAGGGCCCCTTCGCACTTCTGGAGATCGGGGCCAGTGCGGGCCTGTGCCTGTATCCGGACCGCTACTCCTATCGCTACGACGCGGATGCGGGACGAACGCGAAGGCTCGATCCGACCGCCGGCGCCGCTGCGGTCGTCCTCACATCCACGTGGAGTGGTCCGGAGACGGAGCTGCGCATGCCGACGGTCGTGTGGCGAGCGGGCATCGACCTGCATCCGCTCGACGCCCGCTCGACCGACCACCGTCGCTGGCTCACGGGGCTCGTCTGGCCGGGGGAGAGCGGACGTCGTGAGCGCATCGAAGCGGCGCTCGACGTGGCGGCCGAAGAACCGCCGATCCTGCGAGCGGCGGATGCGGCGGCACCGGGCGTCATCGCGGAGCTTGCGATGACCGCCCCGCCCGACGCGACCCTCGTGGTCACGACGCCGGGCGTGCTCGCCCACGTTCCGAGGGACGGGCGGCGACGCATCATCGAGGCGGCTCGGGCATCAGGACGCTGGATCACGATCGACGCACCGGGATTGCACGACGGCTGGAGCGCGCCGATCGAAGCGGCCGCCTGGCCGAAGGATCGCTTCGCGCTGGCGCTGGATGGCGAGGTGCTCGCCGCGGTCGACCCGTTGGGCGCGGCTGTGGAGTGGCGTCCGGATGCGGCGGGCATGCTCGGTTAG
- the msrB gene encoding peptide-methionine (R)-S-oxide reductase MsrB: MSYAVNKSEEQWREELGADKYAVLREAATERAWTGELLDESRAGLYACAACGAELFKSGTKFDSHCGWPSFYESVRPDAVELIEDNSHGMVRTEVRCASCGSHLGHVFPDGFGTPTGDRYCMNSIALEFTPEADA, from the coding sequence ATGAGCTACGCAGTGAACAAGTCCGAGGAGCAGTGGCGCGAGGAGCTCGGAGCAGACAAGTACGCGGTCTTGCGTGAGGCGGCCACCGAGCGCGCCTGGACGGGCGAGTTGCTCGACGAGTCGCGGGCGGGACTGTATGCCTGTGCCGCGTGCGGTGCCGAGCTGTTCAAGAGCGGAACGAAGTTCGACTCGCATTGCGGCTGGCCGAGCTTCTACGAGTCGGTCCGGCCCGACGCCGTGGAGCTGATCGAGGACAACAGCCACGGGATGGTGCGCACCGAGGTGCGCTGCGCCTCCTGCGGCTCCCACCTGGGTCACGTGTTCCCCGACGGTTTCGGCACGCCCACCGGCGACCGGTACTGCATGAACTCGATTGCTCTCGAGTTCACTCCGGAGGCGGACGCATGA
- a CDS encoding cold-shock protein, translating into MAQGTVKWFNAEKGYGFITSGDGEDVFVHYSNIDMTGFRVLEEGQAVEFTVGSGQKGPQAESVRIVA; encoded by the coding sequence ATGGCCCAGGGCACCGTCAAATGGTTCAACGCCGAGAAGGGGTATGGATTCATCACCTCCGGCGACGGTGAGGACGTCTTCGTCCACTACTCAAACATCGACATGACCGGATTCCGCGTCCTCGAAGAAGGGCAGGCCGTGGAGTTCACGGTCGGCAGCGGACAGAAGGGTCCGCAGGCCGAGTCGGTTCGCATCGTCGCCTGA